A genomic region of Trifolium pratense cultivar HEN17-A07 linkage group LG3, ARS_RC_1.1, whole genome shotgun sequence contains the following coding sequences:
- the LOC123917591 gene encoding probable carbohydrate esterase At4g34215, whose translation MSSFFLLIFLIIIQPWSIKHIQAQKNIFILAGQSNMAGRGGVTNDTKTGVTTWDGVVPPECNPSSSILKLNAHLKWVEAHEPLHQDIDMLKTNGIGPGMVFANFVLKKNSQLGLVGLVPCAIGGTNISEWEKGKVLYNHMMKRVKASLNDGGSVRALLWFQGESDTVSLRDAQSYQTRVHKFFIDVRDDLQSPLLPIIQVALATGLGPYIEIVRQAQMSIDLLNLKTVDAKGLPLQPDGLHLSTPAQINLGKIMADAFLQFVPSSSHIYHNVSSISNEATSSIGISSCVSHIYMLPLFITFLTMMSQTFL comes from the exons ATgtcttcatttttcttgttaatttttcttattattattcaaCCATGGTCAATAAAACATATACAAgcacaaaaaaacatattcatATTAGCTGGACAAAGCAACATGGCTGGAAGAGGAGGAGTAACAAACGACACAAAAACCGGTGTAACAACCTGGGACGGTGTCGTTCCACCAGAATGCAATCCAAGTTCATCGATTTTGAAACTCAATGCACATCTTAAATGGGTGGAAGCACATGAACCACTTCATCAAGACATAGATATGCTAAAGACAAATGGGATAGGACCAGGAATGGTGTTTGCAAATTTTGTGTTGAAAAAAAACTCACAACTTGGTTTGGTGGGGTTGGTCCCATGTGCAATTGGTGGTACCAATATAAGTGAATGGGAAAAAGGAAAAGTTCTTTATAATCATATGATGAAGAGGGTTAAGGCATCTTTGAATGATGGTGGTAGTGTTCGAGCTCTTCTTTGGTTTCAAGGGGAATCTGATACTGTAAGTTTAAGGGATGCTCAATCTTACCAAACAAGAGTTCATAAGTTTTTCATAGATGTCAGAGATGATTTGCAGTCTCCATTGCTTCCAATAattcag GTGGCTTTGGCAACAGGATTAGGCCCATACATAGAGATAGTGAGACAAGCCCAGATGAGTATTGACCTCTTGAACTTGAAAACAGTCGACGCTAAGGGCTTACCTCTTCAGCCCGATGGGCTTCACCTTTCAACCCCGGCCCAGATTAATCTTGGAAAAATTATGGCTGATGCATTCCTTCAATTTGTACCCTCTTCAAGTCATATATATCACAATGTTAGTTCAATAAGTAACGAGGCCACAAGTTCTATTGGGATTTCTAGTTGTGTTTCTCATATTTATATGCTTCCTTTGTTCATAACTTTTCTCACAATGATGTCACAAACTTTCTTGTAG
- the LOC123919046 gene encoding putative receptor protein kinase ZmPK1: MQIQVFLLFLLFTKTISLTSTTDTLPQGSSLSVEKPNDILISSNGDYSAGFIQVGDNAFCFSVYFTKSKQPTVVWMANRDQPVNGKNSKLSLFNNGNLILTDAERKRTPIWSISTFSPFPLQLQLQNNGNLVLETLQKTEKNTNVTIIWQSFDFPTDTLLPGQELTEHSSLVSSKSKTNFSSGFYKLYFDNDNALRLLFKGPLLASVYWPSPWKLPIDMGRSTYNATKIALLDSFGHFTSSDTYQFHTTDYPNKFHRLLKMDHDGNLRVYSFNEKMKTWEVTWQATQEPCEVHGICGENSMCSYDHVIGRTCFCLKGYKLKNPHDWSQGCEPEFKPADLSCNRGVSFGFLRLQNTEFFGYDLNVTKVTSLKQCQDLCLGLCERCKGFQFKFNRESTYDCFTKTLLVNGRDSHNIDGDVFLKLPKNTLLSSTMPLKHLPLNCSIDLSQPLNRLYEKPSKNSTLSFLVWFALGFGVFEITMIFIVWFFLFRTNKNNDNVDQVQRHLLSATGFQKFSYSELKTATKGFTKEIGRGGGGIVYKGILDDDRVAAVKCLNEAHQGEAEFLAEISTIGMLNHMNLIDMWGYCVERKHRILVYEYMEHGSLAENLCSNSLDWNKRFNVAIGTAKGLAYLHEECLEWVLHCDVKPHNILLDTKFQPKVADFGLSKLLNRDDRDSSVFSRIRGTRGYMAPEWVYNLKITSKVDVYSYGIVLLEMVSGKSPMEIHSLDNSGGIEHHRMVTWVMEKVKNAPTTMFWIEEIVDGNLEGKYDVNQVENLVKVALKCVKDDMNERPSMSQVVEMLLESNERRGTPR, encoded by the coding sequence ATGCAAATTCAAGTCTTCCTCCTCTTTCTCTTATTCACTAAAACCATTTCATTAACATCAACAACAGATACACTCCCACAAGGCTCATCTCTTTCAGTTGAAAAACCAAATGACATCCTAATTTCATCCAACGGCGACTACTCCGCCGGTTTCATCCAAGTCGGAGACAACGCCTTTTGTTTCTCCGTCTACTTCACAAAATCCAAACAACCTACCGTTGTTTGGATGGCAAATCGAGACCAACCCGTTAatggaaaaaattcaaaactctCACTTTTTAACAACGGTAACCTCATTTTAACCGAtgcagaaagaaaaagaacacCAATTTGGTCCATTTCAACTTTCTCACCTTTTCCATTACAGCTTCAGCTTCAAAACAATGGTAACCTTGTACTTGAAACTTTACAAAAAACCGAAAAAAATACTAATGTTACTATCATTTGGCAAAGCTTTGATTTTCCAACCGATACTCTTCTTCCAGGCCAAGAACTTACAGAACACTCAAGCTTAGTTTCATCCAAAAGCAAAACAAATTTTTCCTCTGGTTTCTACAAACTTTATTTCGACAACGATAACGCTCTTCGTCTTTTATTCAAAGGTCCTTTGTTAGCTAGTGTCTATTGGCCATCACCTTGGAAATTACCAATTGATATGGGAAGATCAACATACAATGCTACAAAAATCGCGTTACTCGATTCTTTTGGTCATTTCACATCCTCTGATACGTATCAATTTCACACCACTGATTATCCTAATAAATTTCATAGATTACTCAAAATGGATCACGACGGTAACTTACGTGTTTATAGTTTCAATGAGAAAATGAAGACATGGGAAGTAACATGGCAAGCTACTCAAGAACCATGTGAGGTTCATGGTATTTGTGGAGAAAATAGCATGTGTAGTTATGATCATGTTATTGGAAGAACATGTTTTTGTTTGAAAGGTTACAAGTTGAAGAATCCTCATGATTGGTCACAAGGGTGTGAGCCTGAGTTTAAACCTGCTGATCTTTCGTGTAATCGAGGTGTGTCTTTCGGTTTTCTTCGTCTTCAAAACACGGAGTTTTTTGGCTATGATTTGAATGTAACAAAAGTTACAAGCTTGAAACAATGTCAAGATTTATGTTTGGGTCTTTGTGAGAGATGCAAAGGttttcaattcaaattcaatagAGAATCTACTTATGATTGTTTTACTAAAACATTGTTGGTCAATGGAAGAGATTCTCATAATATTGATGGTGATGTTTTCTTGAAATTGCCCAAAAATACTTTGTTATCTTCCACTATGCCACTTAAACATTTACCTTTGAATTGTTCCATTGATTTGTCTCAACCATTGAATAGACTCTATGAAAAACCAAGTAAAAACTCAACTTTGAGTTTCTTAGTTTGGTTTGCATTAGGATTTGGTGTGTTTGAGATAACCATGATTTTCATTGTGTGGTTCTTTTTGTTTAGAACCAATAAAAACAATGATAATGTTGATCAAGTTCAAAGACATCTTCTTTCGGCAACGGGCTTTCAAAAATTTTCGTATTCAGAACTAAAAACCGCGACAAAAGGGTTTACAAAAGAGATCGGtcgaggaggaggaggaattGTTTACAAAGGTATACTCGATGATGATCGTGTTGCGGCTGTTAAATGCTTAAATGAAGCTCATCAAGGCGAAGCGGAATTTCTAGCCGAAATAAGCACAATTGGTATGTTGAACCATATGAATTTGATTGATATGTGGGGATATTGTGTTGAAAGGAAACATAGGATTTTGGTTTATGAGTATATGGAACATGGTTCTTTAGCTGAAAATCTTTGTTCTAATTCACTTGATTGGAACAAGAGATTTAATGTAGCTATTGGAACAGCTAAAGGTTTGGCTTATTTACATGAAGAGTGTTTGGAATGGGTTTTACATTGTGATGTGAAGCCTCATAATATTTTACTTGACACAAAATTTCAACCAAAAGTAGCAGATTTTGGATTATCAAAACTTTTGAATAGAGATGATCGCGATAGTTCAGTTTTTTCACGAATTCGAGGAACAAGAGGTTATATGGCACCTGAATGGGTTTATAATCTTAAAATTACTTCTAAAGTTGATGTTTATAGTTATGGAATTGTTTTGCTTGAAATGGTGAGTGGTAAAAGTCCAATGGAAATTCATAGTCTTGATAATAGTGGAGGTATAGAGCATCATAGAATGGTAACTTGGGTTATGGAAAAAGTGAAAAATGCTCCTACTACTATGTTTTGGATTGAGGAGATTGTTGATGGTAATTTGGAAGGAAAATATGATGTTAATCAAGTTGAGAATTTGGTTAAAGTTGCTTTGAAGTGTGTCAAAGATGATATGAATGAAAGACCTTCAATGAGTCAAGTAGTTGAGATGCTTCTTGAGTCCAATGAAAGAAGAGGCACCCCTCGTtag
- the LOC123916669 gene encoding probable isoaspartyl peptidase/L-asparaginase 2, translating to MVGWAIAVHGGAGVDPNLPPRRQEEAKQLLTHCLNLGISALRSNASAVDVVELVVRQLESNPLFNSGRGSALTAKGTVEMEASIMDGAKRRCGAVSGLSTVKNPVSLARLVMEKSPHSYLAFSGAEEFARQQGVEVENNEYFITPDNVGMLKLAKEANTIMFDYRIPIAGYEKCAGLESSVKMNGLPISIYAPETVGCVVVDSEGRCAAATSTGGLMNKMSGRIGDSPLIGAGTYACEVCGVSCTGEGEAIIRGTLAREVAAVMEYKGLRLQEAVDFVIKHRLDEGFAGLIAVSNKGEVAYGFNCNGMFRGCATEDGFMEVEIWE from the exons ATGGTTGGTTGGGCAATTGCTGTTCATGGCGGTGCTGGTGTGGATCCTAATCTCCCACCACGGCGTCAGGAAGAAGCCAAACAACTTCTTACTCATTGTCTCAATCTTGGTATCTCGGCTCTCCGTTCCAATGCATCTGCAGTTGATGTCGTTGAACTTGTC GTGAGACAACTGGAATCAAACCCCTTGTTCAATTCTGGCCGTGGATCCGCTCTGACAGCAAAAGGAACTGTCGAAATGGAGGCTAGTATCATGGACGGTGCCAAGAGAAGATGTGGCGCTGTATCCGGTCTTTCCACCGTGAAAAACCCCGTCTCACTTGCTCGCCTTGTTATGGAGAAATCCCCTCATTCCTACCTAGCCTTCTCCGGTGCAGAAGAATTCGCTAGACAACAG gGTGTGGAGGTTGAGAACAATGAATACTTCATCACTCCTGATAATGTTGGTATGCTGAAACTTGCAAAGGAAGCAAATACAATTATG TTTGATTATCGAATTCCAATCGCTGGATACGAAAAGTGTGCTGGACTTGAGAGTTCGGTGAAAATGAACGGTCTACCCATAAGCATCTATGCGCCAGAGACCGTTGGATGTGTGGTCGTGGACAGTGAAGGAAGATGTGCTGCTGCTACATCAACCGGTGGACTAATGAACAAAATGAGTGGTCGAATTGGTGATTCTCCACTCATTGGTGCTGGAACTTATGCATGTGAAGTGTGTGGAGTTTCTTGCACCGGTGAAGGTGAAGCTATCATTCGTGGCACTCTTGCACGCGAAGTGGCAGCAGTTATGGAGTACAAAGGTTTGAGGCTTCAAGAGGCTGTGGATTTTGTTATCAAACATCGTCTTGATGAAGGGTTTGCTGGTCTTATTGCTGTGTCTAATAAGGGTGAAGTGGCTTATGGATTTAATTGTAATGGAATGTTTAGGGGCTGTGCTACTGAGGATGGGTTCATGGAGGTGGAAATCTGGGAATGA
- the LOC123917590 gene encoding putative pentatricopeptide repeat-containing protein At1g16830, producing MLSLRYCPNHNTFSAVLDSFCRMNAFRQVYQILGLMVGLGIELSVNVWTVLINKFCKVHRLDIATNLFYKMIRTGCSPNVFTYTALIKAFIESNMVNDALHLLNNMLSDGLDPDLVVHNVLIDCFSKAGMYEEAFLAFDGLAKQINIKPDLYVYTSLLRTIWRSERFDLLPKVVQDCRHIGPDLVLCNALINSCVKAGGHPDLAVAFYKRMIDKGFKPDKHSFAGLLSALCVAKRIDAAVTVYCGLVEKADAHIHTVITNGLIQAGQYHKAALYFRSVVDKEYPLDSVAYAVGIRAHLRGGRTLEANTLFDKMKDNGLEPNVQTFNMILSSLFKVKDRQTVKQLLKEMINSRIKLSDRNFFNLCNRNFFKDQCCFGICWLR from the coding sequence ATGTTGAGCTTGCGTTATTGTCCTAATCATAATACTTTTAGTGCGGTTCTGGATTCATTTTGTAGAATGAATGCATTTCGGCAAGTTTATCAGATTTTGGGTCTAATGGTTGGTTTAGGGATTGAACTATCTGTCAATGTTTGGACTGTACTCATTAATAAGTTCTGTAAAGTGCATAGGCTCGACATTGCTACTAATTTGTTCTACAAAATGATTCGCACCGGTTGTTCTCCTAATGTTTTTACATATACTGCTTTAATTAAAGCATTTATCGAATCTAACATGGTGAATGATGCCTTACATTTGTTGAATAACATGCTTTCCGATGGTCTAGATCCTGATTTAGTTGTTCATAATGTGTTAATTGATTGTTTTTCGAAGGCTGGAATGTATGAGGAAGCATTTCTAGCTTTTGACGGGTTGGCGaaacaaataaacataaaaCCTGATTTGTATGTGTATACTTCATTGTTACGTACAATCTGGCGATCTGAACGGTTTGATCTCTTACCCAAGGTAGTTCAAGATTGCAGACACATAGGTCCTGATTTAGTGTTATGCAATGCTCTTATTAACTCTTGTGTTAAGGCTGGTGGTCATCCCGATCTTGCCGTTGCATTCTATAAACGTATGATTGATAAAGGTTTTAAGCCAGATAAACATAGCTTTGCTGGACTCCTAAGTGCACTTTGTGTTGCGAAAAGGATTGATGCAGCAGTTACTGTGTATTGTGGCCTTGTTGAAAAGGCTGATGCTCACATCCATACTGTGATAACAAATGGGCTTATACAAGCTGGTCAGTATCATAAGGCTGCCCTTTATTTTAGATCAGTAGTAGACAAGGAATATCCGCTTGATAGTGTAGCATATGCCGTTGGCATTCGTGCTCATCTTAGAGGTGGAAGAACTCTAGAGGCCAATACATTGTTTGACAAGATGAAGGACAATGGTTTGGAACCTAATGTTCAGACATTTAATATGATACTTTCCAGTTTGTTTAAAGTAAAGGATCGTCAAACAGTTAAACAATTGCTTAAAGAGATGATTAATTCAAGAATCAAGTTGAGTGACAGAAATTTCTTCAACTTGTGTAACAGAAATTTCTTCAAGGATCAATGTTGTTTTGGAATTTGTTGGCTGAGATGA